In Uranotaenia lowii strain MFRU-FL chromosome 2, ASM2978415v1, whole genome shotgun sequence, one genomic interval encodes:
- the LOC129746657 gene encoding uncharacterized protein LOC129746657, whose translation MKFLASTIVSISLILALSVGDSRAEIAEVLSGVCHTEDPKFSECVADVVDKIRPNIASGNFGKDRVAVPLDPYWMDKMDIDHGRSFRCFLRNVTIEGVSTFQILKIKKDIPAKRFNITVRIPKLFVFGKYDLDMNILLLKISGKGDFNLTLGNTLVSLKLQYFADTKDGKDYMQYRPLEIKFKFDKAEFYLKNLFNGDPALEKIGNQAINADPHVLLEEVRPSMEQQLRDSLTDISNTVVRGSEILELLPP comes from the exons ATGAAGTTCCTTGCTTCGACCATCGTTTCAATTTCGTTGATCCTTGCGCTCAGCGTGGGAGACAGCAGGGCGGAAATTG CGGAAGTGCTGTCTGGAGTTTGTCATACGGAGGATCCGAAATTTTCGGAATGTGTCGCGGATGTGGTTGACAAGATAAGGCCTAACATTGCCTCCGGCAATTTTGGCAAGGATCGCGTAGCCGTTCCTCTCGATCCGTACTGGATGGATAAGATGGACATCGATCATGGGCGTAGCTTCCGGTGTTTTCTGCGAAATGTAACCATCGAGGGAGTGAGCACGTTCCAGATtcttaagatcaa AAAGGATATTCCGGCAAAGAGGTTTAACATCACTGTGAGGATACCGAAGCTTTTCGTTTTCGGAAAGTACGATTTGGATATGAACATACTGCTGCTGAAAATTTCAGGCAAAGGAGACTTCAATTTGACTTTAG gcAACACCTTGGTTAGTCTCAAGCTGCAGTATTTCGCAGACACCAAGGACGGAAAAGACTACATGCAGTACCGTCCGCTGgagatcaaattcaaattcgacAAGGCCGAGTTCTATCTGAAGAATCTGTTCAACGGCGATCCGGCCCTGGAGAAAATTGGCAACCAGGCCATCAACGCCGATCCGCACGTGCTGCTGGAGGAAGTGAGGCCATCGATGGAACAACAGCTGCGGGATTCACTGACCGACATCTCGAATACTGTGGTGAGGGGCTCGGAAATTCTGGAACTGCTGCCTCCGTAA